A genomic window from Sceloporus undulatus isolate JIND9_A2432 ecotype Alabama chromosome 9, SceUnd_v1.1, whole genome shotgun sequence includes:
- the LOC121915804 gene encoding C5a anaphylatoxin chemotactic receptor 1-like, which produces MDDPEYAYTSTNFDYEDYKVIPFSEEKSSSMSAIIWVALVLYALAFLVGTVGNGAVIWVMGFQMKRTVNTVWFLNLSVADLLCCLSLPFLAVPLVSNYHWHLGDFACKLLPSLTILNMFASVLLLMLISIDRCALIIKPIWCQNHRSGHLAWILCGAAWFLALVLTVPSFFTRQLKHYEGSNMTSCGTNYAVFGGDYHSVEISVTVTRFLFGFLIPFVVISVCYGLLISRVHSSRFMRSKKTLKVVLVVIISFFVCWAPYHVVGLILAHESQHSSLYESVSKVDPLVVALAYINSCINPVIYVIAGQDFKDKMQRSLKAMLRNILSEEAILANSMAEGRTQATGTTTEDRSTDTTL; this is translated from the coding sequence ATGGATGACCCTGAATACGCCTACACTTCTACGAATTTTGATTATGAAGACTATAAAGTCATTCCCTTCAGTGAGGAAAAAAGCAGCAGCATGAGTGCCATCATTTGGGTAGCGCTGGTCCTTTATGCGCTAGCATTCCTGGTGGGCACGGTGGGCAACGGAGCAGTCATCTGGGTAATGGGCTTCCAGATGAAGCGTACGGTGAACACGGTCTGGTTCCTCAACCTCTCCGTGGCTGACCTCCTCTGCTGCCTGTCACTGCCTTTCTTAGCTGTGCCCCTGGTTTCCAACTATCATTGGCACCTAGGTGACTTTGCTTGCAAGCTTTTGCCCTCTCTGACGATCCTCAACATGTTTGCTAGTGTTCTCCTTCTGATGCTCATCAGCATAGACCGGTGTGCTCTGATCATCAAACCCATCTGGTGCCAGAACCACCGTTCAGGCCATCTGGCTTGGATCCTGTGTGGAGCAGCCTGGTTCTTGGCCCTGGTCCTCACTGTGCCCTCCTTCTTCACACGGCAGCTCAAGCACTACGAGGGTTCTAACATGACATCGTGCGGCACCAACTATGCTGTCTTTGGTGGGGACTACCACAGTGTGGAGATCTCCGTGACTGTCACTCGCTTCCTCTTTGGCTTCCTGATCCCTTTTGTGGTCATCAGTGTCTGCTATGGATTGCTGATCTCCCGGGTGCACAGCAGCCGCTTCATGCGGTCCAAGAAGACCCTCAAAGTTGTGCTGGTGGTCATTATCAGCTTTTTTGTCTGCTGGGCTCCCTACCATGTGGTTGGCCTGATCCTTGCCCATGAGTCCCAGCATAGTTCCCTCTATGAATCCGTGAGCAAGGTTGACCCGCTTGTGGTAGCTCTGGCCTACATCAACAGCTGCATCAACCCTGTTATCTATGTCATTGCTGGCCAAGACTTCAAGGACAAGATGCAACGGTCCCTGAAGGCCATGCTGCGCAACATCTTGAGCGAAGAGGCCATATTGGCCAATTCCATGGCTGAGGGCCGTACACAGGCTACTGGCACTACTACTGAGGACCGAAGCACCGACACAACTCTGTGA